The genomic interval AAAATAACTGTTCTTAAATCATTAATTCTGAAACGTATTCCACTTCCGGCTCCTTTGCTACAAACAAATCCAGTTGTTTATCTGTGTTAAAACCTCTTATTTTCGACTTATGTTTTGCTGCTATATGAGTATTTTCAATTTCTTGTTTTCTGCAAATGCTTATATCCAAATACTCTTTTTCTATGTCTATACCTAAAAATCTCCTCTCCAATAGATTTGCAGAAATTCCAGTTGTACTACTACCCGTAAATGGATCTAAAATCCAAGCCCCTTTTTGTGTAGAAGCAAGAATTAATCTTGACAAAACCGATAATGGCTTTTGAGTTGGATGCTTTTTGCAAGTTTTCTCCCATGGTGCTATTGCCGGCAAATTCCACACATCTTTCATTTGTTTTCCTTCGTTCAAGTCTTTCATCAATTCATAATTGAAATAATGAGGAACTTTTTCATTTTTTCTTGCCCAAATTATTTGCTCGGTTGAGTGAGTGAAATATCGGCAAGAAAAATTTGGTGGTGGGTTTGTCTTTTGCCATGTAATTATGTTTAAAATTTTAAATCCAAGTTCTGTAAGAATTTGCCCAACACTAAAAATATTATGCAGCGTACCACTTATCCAAATAGTCGCATCTTCTTTCATCTTGTCCCTTGCCAGCTCCAGCCATCTACGATTAAAATCATTTATATAATCAAAGCCATGAGATTTGTCCCAATTTCCTTTGTTTACAGAAACTATCTGCCCACTTTTAATTGTCAATCCGTCATTTGAAAGAAAGTATGGCGGATCTGCAAAAACCATATCAAATTTGTGATTGAATTG from Bacteroidota bacterium carries:
- a CDS encoding site-specific DNA-methyltransferase; amino-acid sequence: MLKPYFKSKDKKFTLLHGDVIELFPQFNHKFDMVFADPPYFLSNDGLTIKSGQIVSVNKGNWDKSHGFDYINDFNRRWLELARDKMKEDATIWISGTLHNIFSVGQILTELGFKILNIITWQKTNPPPNFSCRYFTHSTEQIIWARKNEKVPHYFNYELMKDLNEGKQMKDVWNLPAIAPWEKTCKKHPTQKPLSVLSRLILASTQKGAWILDPFTGSSTTGISANLLERRFLGIDIEKEYLDISICRKQEIENTHIAAKHKSKIRGFNTDKQLDLFVAKEPEVEYVSELMI